In Homo sapiens chromosome 8, GRCh38.p14 Primary Assembly, the genomic window aaaagaaaacagattcttatggcacttatgcaaataactatactGCCGTAAGTTGAGAATACTCACAAGTAGTTTCCAAGGTAGAGagacaaatatgctccaaattttgttcataggaatGTATTTtactaaattgttaaaagctataaatatctcaaaagaaaagttttcttggctctggaaaacaaaaaggaTCAGCAGTGTTTTAtgcaaaaaagtaagaaaaagattACTTTAGTTTTCTGATAGTTCAGTtaactcctgttctgcttgatattcatgaacatttcaacTCTCTGCGGGAGTCTTGgaagttttttctctttattctaatGTCATAAATTCCAAAGTTATAAGAAATTtgcattcaagagcacctgtCAAAGTTTTGTAGCTGATTAGGAAACCACCATTTAAAGAGGATCAAAATAAGGCAACAATTGCCTATGGATGACAAAAAAATCTTAGGGCAGCCATagttaaagacacaattgacaagaaaATCTGTTACCTCTGTGgtacacaataatttaacataattataattattaatgacATCATATactaagtcatatcagaattataggagtgtCACATAATTTTGGAGCATATACCTATAACACATTTacacaaatacagcccaaagaaagccaaacagcattttaaatttgatagtgcttcctgtatgatttttataccagataagccaACACATCATTTTTGGACTTCAGGGGACCTAATGTCTAAAggattaattaggtcagaaaGTGACAtactttataatttgattttggaaagtttgtcaaatatcaaaggctTAAAACACtggatatcacaaaataggatcacagtTTATTTACTTATCCGAGGTGgtaacttgaaaaaaatatattttttaaggcaAAACCCTTTACTCTGAAGAGTTTTAGTTTTCCAAACAAGACCCAATGGAGATAGCATGAGGCCAACTGATACCTTGTCCTTCCTCCCCCTTTTTCCCTGCCATTTACCCAAAGGGGCAAAAAAAcccctttcattatcttttaatattacataaaaatctttttcaaatgagaaaaccaaatttCATGTTTGCATTAGTGCATCTTCAATGTtaaagctagtttttaaaataaaatattataaatctatgtagtttaaattagtttaaccataaggtaatatttttataaacctttTTAGAACCCTTTACAGTTTTCTCCATAGAGctctttttttctaaagaaaaattcttttaaatttcttattaccAGACTCTAGCCAGAACTGCCAATAATTCTGGCTtttgaattctaccacaggtaatTTTCCacatgaaattaataatttttaactaaGGTTATAAGTTAACCATGGATGCATAAAGTGTTTTAAAGAGatggtaagcattttttttttaaataagatttataATCTCCCCAAGGGTagttcagagaaaggaaaattcaagacagGAACTCAGAAGCGATTGTTGAGGGGAAGAAAACCTTAATCTGTGGCAAAGTTACACAAATAATAAACCAGAGAGAAATTATTCCGGAAGCCAAGAATTGAATCTGGACTGCCATTGTCAAAAAACAAAGCTTTAGCTACTGAGCTACACAGCATTGAGCAGTTTCTATTGCTCTTCCCAGAAGAAGTCTAAAGCAGCCAATTTCAAGCTTGCAGAGGCTCTTAACTGCTCAAGATAATTTTAGGGCTATGATATGAACCATAAAATTACTGTCCTCTGGATGGCAGAAACCAAGGGAAAGTATCCCCACATGGTCACAAAGTTAAGCTCTTAAGGACACAACACAAGATAGAGAAATTTCATCCAGTATTGGTGTCAGGGTCCCACAGCAAAGTTTGTAACTGACCAGCCTGCTAGGCTGGCTTTAAAAGCAGCCTTATAGGGGCCCTAAACCATCATTGTATCCTGTGATACCTATTACAGaatgacacagaaagacaaattcttagCACAAAGCACACCAGATTTGCTACAGCCTAAGACTAGTTTCACAAATCCTTTTTTCTATCAATCAGACTCATGCAGAGAAGACAAATAGTGATGTCTAccatttacatacacacacagagaaagagagagagagaaagagaccagaAACTTGGCTGGTAAGaatttcatatgcttttttttttgctggcaTACCAGGTTTCCAggttccttttctctgcagcttccagaAGAATGGAGCAACTTTTGATGACCCTGCTTGATGTGCCATAGCTGTGGGGTTCAAGCCACTTTACAAAAGCCAccttttctgttttatggaaCCATAGACAAAAGATTCTCAATTTTTCAAGATGTTGCCTAATGGGCTGCATGGGGAACTGAATTAACATTTTCCGTCTAGCAAAATACACGTAACAAAACAAGACACCAGTCACCTCATTCAGCACCCAATATCAACCTGGCAAAGCTCAAATTTTCTCCTCTTGGTCCCCTGTTGTCTTTGATCTCCTCCAGGTGGGGAAGGATGACCTCTGAATGGTAATTCACAATGGGTGATCTCTGGGCAAGGTGAAGAGTGGATAGTCACCCTGAGACAGGTCTGTTGAGCATTCTTTCAGGCTCATGGAATGTAATCAGACAAGGAAAGTTCTCTGAGTTAGGACTGTGGGACTTCCATCGACAATTCCTTCTGAGATCCCCTccacatatacaaacatacactAAGACAAGATGGACAGAAGGCCTTCCAAATCAGATTCCTAATCAAGAACTCCAAGAGTATCTCTTCTAAACTATCCTCCTATTCTTAGTCTGAGAAATTCTCCCTGAAATTTTCCTGATTAAGGAGAAGTCTCCTGAACCAAGACTTCCTACTAGTTAGGGAGAGCCAACCACGACTCCCAGGAGCTGAACTGAGACAGACACCCCACAGTGGGGCTATAGACAAACCAAGACCCCCGAAGGAGCTGAACTGAGATAGACACCCCATGGTGGAGCTACAAACAGATACCCCACAATGGGGCTGTGGACAGACACCCCATCATGGGGCTACCGAACCATTTGGGAGAAAGAAGGAGGCATTGGCAACGCCTAGGATACTCACCAAACCAGACACCTTGTAATAGAGTTACAGCTACAGACACTCTGCCATGGAGCTACAGATACCCTGTGAGGGGGCTACAGTTACGGGATGTCTCACCAGGACTATTTCCGTATTACAATTAAATCCATGCACATTGGGTGGGCAGCACCCTGCCAAGAGTAGCAGAGTCAACCCCCAGTCCAAGAGAACTAGGCAGCCACTTGGGCTGGCCTCTGGATCCATTGCCAGAGTGGGGCTACTGAACCATGGGCTGGTAGTCACAAGGCCATTCCTGGACGAGCCCCCATATTTGTAAccacccagtgggttcaccttgctgCTGCATGGACAGAATCAATTTATCATGATGGGAAttacaatagagaaagagtaatttatGCAGAGCCTTctgtgcaggagactggagttttttttattactgaaatcagtctccaGTAGAGTTTGACTAATGAGGTACAGTGGTGTATGCTAAAACCAAGAGAGCATGCAAATGTATTTATAAAGGTCTTGTCCTCATTATCTTCATCAATAGATAAATTTTTGTAAATCTGCCTTTCAATCATATTATATAGAAAGtggtaggccaggtgcagtggctcacgcctgtaatcctagccctttgggaggctgagctgggtggatcaattgaggtcaggagtttgagaccagcctcgccaacatggtgaaactccatctgtactaaaaatacagaagttagcttggtgtggtggcatgggcctgtagcccagctactcaggaggctgaggcaggtgaattggttgaacccgggaggtggaggtcaacattgcaccactgcactccagccatagtgacagagtgagactccatctcaaaaagaaggaaagaaataaagagagtgGTAATTAACTTACTTTTCTGTTATTTGCTGAGAAAAAATGGGGTATAGATATCAATCCTACAGAAAGTTGTAAGTTTTAGAACATACTCATTCACTTGTTTCAATATCTTCAGGATATGGGAAGTTGGGCTTGTTTAATATCTcatattaaattttctgtttaaccctctttctctctctctacccctcctcctctccttcccttacCCCTGCTTGAAGCTATTATCTCTTAGTGAATTGGGTGTATGCCTAAAATCACAGTCAAAACATCTAGAAAAACTAGGATTATAACTGTAGTCTCTTAACTCACAGAGTATGCTTTTTTCAGTATATCAGTTGCTCAATAAAATTTGtcccatgaatttttaaaaaatcataataaaacagTCTAATATAGTGGATAAATCTATCCACTTTGGAATcaggttcaaatctcagttctgcAACTTACTAGCTTTGCAACTTGGGTCAAGCAGTGTATCTCTCCAAGTCTCAGTTCCCCCATacataataatatctacttcaaAAGATTAGATGAGAAGAGTAAAGTATGTGAcgtgtttgtgggtgtgtgtatatagatatagcaTGTATGGGATATAGTAATCTAATATTTCTATTATTcctataacaatatattttttatttttttgttttgtagatgcGGCCATCATGGTCTCTTGCTGTGCTATTTCTTGGTCAACTGTTGATTATCAAGTAGCTTTAAGAAAATCCTTGCCTGACAAAAAGCTTCTTAATGGATTATGTCCCAAAATCACATATCTCTTTTACAAGTTGTTTACATTATTATCGTGGATGCTGAGTGTTGTACTTCTACTATTCTTAAATGTTAAGATTGCtttatttctgttgttatttCTTTGGTTGTTAGGTATAATATGGGCATTTAAAAACAACACCCAGTTTTGTACTTGTATAAGTATGGAATTCTTATATAGGATTGTTGTTGGATTCATtcttatctttacattttttaatattaagggACAGAATACCAAGTGTCCAATGTCTTGTTATTATATTGTTAGGGTACTGGGCACTTTGGGGATATTGACTGTATTCTGGGTTTGCCCCCTCACTATTTTTAATCCAGACTATTTTATACCTATCAGTATAACTATAGTTCTTACTCTTCTTCTtggaattctttttcttattgtttattatGGGAGTTTTCACCCAAACAGAAGTGCAGAAACAAAATGTGATGAAATTGATGGAAAACCAGTTCTAAGAGAATGTAGAATGAGATATTTCCTAATGGAATAAGCTATTcatttatgatatatattttcttatattttgtttcattggttagtaaagaaaatgtgtgttatGTGGGTGTGTTGTCTCTTATTTTTGCCACCTTTAATTTGAAATTAGTTCAGTGAAATAGGAGATACatagtagtattttatttttaaaattaatttctcatttgGTTTTGAAGATCTTGAGTACTCAGATATCTTTCTACTGCCTGGTAGAGCTGCCATCTTGAGCCTGAAATATAAGAAATGGTCTGGTTTTCATAATGAGAAGGCTGGAATTGAGCTTCCCTCCCATTTTCCTTGTTCCTGAACTAATACTACTGTACCTGTTATGGAGGACtgcaaagggaagagaaaagcagaacactgtattattttttcctttattgtctTCAGTGCATATATTTGCAGTTGGGGACAGGTTGAgtagaggaaaagggaaagaagggaaagcagaaaacaaatttttagcaTCTGCTGTGCTTTCATCCATGAAATCTCCAATTCAGTAAGTGCAAAAGAGAATTGGTGTGCATCTGAGAGGTCtgacatttcattatttacttatttcctaGCTTTTCTGAATTAATGCACTcttaacatataattatattaatccTATTTGTGCTAGAATAGTTGTAtctaaatcatattttaaaattatttttatttttaaaaaattatggtaaaaacatataaaatttaccatcttaatcactTTGAGTGTACAGTTCATCAGTGTTAACTGTATTCACCTTGTGCAACAGATCTCAAGGACTTTTTCACCTTGTAAAACTAAGATTCTCTATTTATTGAACAAatccccatttcctccttccccaaGTCTCTCTCaactgaaattataattttttgtttctatgagtttgaatACTTTAGATACCTTGTtgccatggtttgaatgtgcCCCCCAGATTTCATGTGtgtgaaacttaatctccaaatttgtatgttgatGGCATTTGGAAGTGGTGGggactttgtttatttatttatttttaattttttaattttatattattattattattattatactttaaggtttagggtacatgtgcacaatgtgcaggttagttacatatgtatacatgtgccatgctggtgtgctgcacccattaactcgtcatttatcattaggtatatctcctaaagctatccctcccccctccccccaccccacaacagtccccagagtgtgatgatccccttcctgtgtccatgtgttctcattgttcagttcccacctatgagtgagaatatgcagtgtttggttttttgttcttgcgatagtttactgagaatgatgatttccagcttcatccatgtccctacaaaggacatgaactcatcattttttatggctgcatagtattccatggtgtatatgtgccacattttcttaatccagtctattgtt contains:
- the XKR9 gene encoding XK-related protein 9 isoform 2 (isoform 2 is encoded by transcript variant 3); the encoded protein is MKYTKQNFMMSVLGIIIYVTDLIVDIWVSVRFFHEGQYVFSALALSFMLFGTLVAQCFSYSWFKADLKKAGQESQHCFLLLHCLQGGVFTRYWFALKRGYHAAFKYDSNTSNFVEEQIDLHKEVIDRVTDLSMLRLFETYLEGCPQLILQLYILLEHGQANFSQYAAIMVSCCAISWSTVDYQVALRKSLPDKKLLNGLCPKITYLFYKLFTLLSWMLSVVLLLFLNVKIALFLLLFLWLLGIIWAFKNNTQFCTCISMEFLYRIVVGFILIFTFFNIKGQNTKCPMSCYYIVRVLGTLGILTVFWVCPLTIFNPDYFIPISITIVLTLLLGILFLIVYYGSFHPNRSAETKCDEIDGKPVLRECRMRYFLME
- the XKR9 gene encoding XK-related protein 9 isoform 1 (isoform 1 is encoded by transcript variant 2) is translated as MLRLFETYLEGCPQLILQLYILLEHGQANFSQYAAIMVSCCAISWSTVDYQVALRKSLPDKKLLNGLCPKITYLFYKLFTLLSWMLSVVLLLFLNVKIALFLLLFLWLLGIIWAFKNNTQFCTCISMEFLYRIVVGFILIFTFFNIKGQNTKCPMSCYYIVRVLGTLGILTVFWVCPLTIFNPDYFIPISITIVLTLLLGILFLIVYYGSFHPNRSAETKCDEIDGKPVLRECRMRYFLME